The DNA sequence gtctccaacctaagtgtatgtaaacttctgacttcaactgtatgtatggttTTTTCCAAGTTTATACATTTGTTGGCAGACTTTTCTGAAATGGTGCATGCTGAAATTCAGTGTGAAACTTATGCAAGAGTTATAAATAAGGCCCCTGAAGTCTCCACCTGGGCAGAGGAGCAAAGGCTATGTCTCCGGGGTCTAGTaaaggggaggacagagagggctCCAatatttactgtagatatagagtaAGGGTCTATTAAAGGGGAAGGACAGAGATGGTTCTAATAACGCCTGTAAATATACAGTACGGGTCTATtaaagggaaggacagagagggctCCAATATCTCCTGTAGATATAACCAACAGTTGAGCATCTGTTATCAGCATACATGACTGTGCAGTCTGCAGGATCTGCTCTGCTTCTAGTTTCAGCAGCCTTTGAGCAGGACATGATGCCTCCCTCACCTGCTTTCATAACCTCATACTCCCCCTCCCCTTATTGAGAACACTGCCTCTTGATTACATGTACCTTCCCTCTTATTTCATCTCCTGTAACTCAATTCCCCATACATTCACTAACACTTAAATAATCATGTATTTTTATTATGGTGGAGGGGGTATAACTGAGCCAGGGCAGGGCCcctcctgtatgtgtatgtgtatgtgtgtgtgtgtgtgtttgtgtctgtgtgtttgggcAGCACACAGGTGAACAGAGGCACTGGGTGGTCCTTTTGTCCTGCCAACAGTTATCTGGGGGACCCATACAGGGGCCACGGGGGGAAATTGACTTACAATACAAGCTGTCTTCCAATGTCTCCATATTGAGTGGGGGAGAGGTGAAGTTTGAGTTGGCTACTTATAACTTTATGTTACAAACACGCTCTTCTGGGTCTGACATGTCATTGCTGGGTGAGAACACACCACTCCCTTGGGTGTGCATTAACAAAAATGAGTAAAGGCAATTAAGCATATTTTTTAAATAGGGCACCCACCACCTATCACATACACAAAGCTAAATGAAATACATTAACCATTTTAAATCACAAATGGTGGCTAACAGTTATAAGACAGTTATTTTTAACCGTTAAATAACAAGGACTTTTCGATGTTGCGCGACATGTTCTTTGTCACTTCCTGTTGACAGCAGGCTACTAATTTAGTAGTAGTATTAAACACTTGCAAGTTGTCACTTTCTGCGTTGTTTTTTTCCCGAATGAGTTTCACTGTCGGGAGGGCGGAGTTCAACTCACCAAAACCCTCCATATTATAATCTAAGTGTCAGACAGAATCTTTACCTTTGGGACAAACATCGAAGGAGACCTTGTGCCTTGCTATTCACTCTTCTGGTAACTCGAGAGGCTGGTGTTGTATTTGTATTGAGTTACTAACCGGAGACGTTGTATGCTCAAATAACGTTTTTGGACCGTTTAAATCCAAACTATTCAAGTAAGGATCTACTATCTCCACATGGAGACGCGGTATAcactttaaaaatgtatgtaggaTATGGCAATGTAACTATGTTTCAGGCTAGCCTACGTATTACGTTCTTTGTATAGTTCGAGAGAGATGAGTGATGTGAGTCTACATTGTTGCCAGCCAGGATGGATTCAACTTCTAGTGCGACTCTTCAAAGTGGATGTATTCTAATGAGCTACTTTGTAAACAATGATCATTATTGGTCAACACTTGGGTCATATCCTCATTCTCTCGACTTCACGGTTACTGTACTGTTAGCAAAGCCTCCACCCATTTCCATAACTGAAATGCAGAATTatacttgttttttttgtttcagACATGGATAGTGTTTCTCAAAGTAAATGTCAAGGTGATTTAGTAGGCTGCTTGTCATCTAATTTCTTTAATCAAATTTTCAGACTAGCATCCTTCATTTTTGTAACCAATTGTTTTGAATAGCCTACAGTAGGGCAGGCTTTAGCCTACATTTTCCTAGccaacacacacagagctctgaaGGAGTTTACAGTCTGTACATGTCTGAACTGGAGTTAGTTTAATTAACTtgtggaggagaggcaggggtgTGTTGTCACCACCCTCAAATTCCTCTGCTGCAGGAGGCTATGACTGAGTGTTGTTTATAGTTCCTGGTCAAGATTGGGCTTGGTGTTGGGTTATCTTGTCCTGTATCTGTCAGTagcctacttttttttttttactaacagTTTCAGAATAAAGTAACTGTGAAGAGGATTAAAGATCCCAAGGAACATCAGAGAATTCCAAAGATTAGCATGGTAACTTAGTTGATCTACTGTAGGCCATTGTGCAGAGACAAACTCTTTACAATTGTTTTAATTATTTTGATTTAACCtatatttaattaggcaagtcagttaagaacaaattcttatttacaatgacagtctaccctggccaaaccctaacccggacaatgctgggccaattgtgcaccggcCTATGGGATttccaatcatggccagttgtgatacagccgggaatcaaaccagggtctgtagtgacacctctagcactgagatgtagtgccttagaccactattTTTTTAATAATATAATTAACCCACCACATCTGTTTCTCATTCTGCACTGAGACAATGGCTGTCTGGGTTTTATTGCAAGCTGTTGCATAATTGAATTCATAAAGCCAGTATTTCCACAGAAAGGAGGCTAGAGCTAATGTGGTCTCCTAAAAATGTTATCTGACTTTATATGAACTATAGAGAGACTGGCAATAGGGTGTCAATATCAggataagtagtgcactacttggtgCAGGTCTTGGGGCCTGACAGTGTCTATTAGTCATGTTTAGACAGCATGACTAACACTTCACTTGACAATGGTGATACTGAAGCCAGTGCCATAGGGGCACAGGACCTTGTAGCTCCTGTCAAAACCATAAGGAAGAAGGACATGCTATACTGCTCTCTGTTTGGATTGTGGTGAACAACAGTGAGTCATAATCCTACATGTAAATGACTTccattactctctctccccctcttccaggTGGGTCAATCAATCAGTGAGTGAGACCTGAGATGGGCCTCCCCTCGttactgtgcatgtgtgtgctggTGACCCTGGGTGGCCACCGGGGGGTGATCTCCCAGGCCCCCTCCACCCCATCCTATGGCGAACGAGGCTCCGACCTGGGTCTCCAGGTGTTCCAGCAGGTGGCCCGCTCCAGACCCCAGGAGAACGTGGTGCTCTCCCCCCATGGCGTGGCATCCATCCTGGGTATGCTGCTGCCAGGCGCCCACGGAGAGACCCGCAGGCAGCTCCTCACAGCACTCCGCTACAAGAAGAATGGTAAGACTTCCTTAATACTAGTCCTTTCATAGCCTCATCCAGTGTCTCTCATTAAAGGGATACTGTGAGATTCTGGCAATTAAGCCACTTTTCTACTTGCCCACAGTccgatgaactcatggataccatttttatgtctctgcgtggtagttttgtgagccaatgctaactagtttaacgcaatgactggaagtctacaggtacaCGAGCGTATGCTACTGTACCTGTTTACTTCGTCATACTCCTTCCCAGAGGAACGACACTGTTTTCAGAGAATCACAACATAtctgttagtggtggctgtttaacatcagcctgttaaacagccaccactaacattgagtggctgctgccaacacactgactcaactccagccactttaataatgggaattgatgggaaatgatgtaaaatatatcactagccactttaaacaatgctacctaatgtaatgtttacataccctacattattcatctcatatgtatacgtatatactgtactctatatcatctactgcatccttatgtaatacatgtatcactagccactttaactatgccactttgtttacatactcatctcatatgtatatactatactcgataccatctactgtatcttgcctaagctgctctgtaccatcactcattcatatatctttatgtacatattctttatccccttacactgtgtataagacagtagttttttttgttggaattgttagttggattattactgcattgtcggaactagaagcacaagcatttcgctaccctcgcattaacatctgctaaccatgtgtatgtgacaaataaaaatagatttgaTTTATCTCATTAAAATTCCCCAATTCTTCTTTCCAGGCCCTTATAAGATGTTGAAAAAGCTCCACAAGATGCTGACGGCCAAGTCCAACCAGGACATCGTGACTATCGGCAACGCTATGTTCTCCCAGCAGGGCTTCCCTATGGAGGAGGCTTTCATGTCCTCCAACAGGGCCAACTTCCAGTGTGAGAGCCGGACCTTGGATTTCACTGACACCCAGGCGGCTGCAGCCACAATCAACATCTGGGTCAACAACCAGACCAAAGGTGAGACTTCAACTGGATTCAAAGTTATTGTTGTACAGTCAATTAAAACATGACCATAGATCTCTAATGtaattatgtatgtatgtaattaTGTATGTAATTAAGCTACATTCATGTAGAACCAGATTTGATTTAACTAGGTCTTGTGATGATTTTACATTAAATAGAAGTCACTAACTTGAAGGTTTATTTTGGTCAGTGTGTCACTGGTGTTGGAATGATACATTTTTCTGACTGTTGTGTTGTCATTTACAGGCCACATCCCCACTCTGGTCAAGGCAGACATGTTGGATGGCGCTTTGACCCGCCTGGTGGCCGTCAACGCCATCTACTTTAAAGGCCTGTGGAAGTCCCGCTTTCAGACAGAAAACACCAAGATAAGAACCTTCAACGCGGGAGACGGCAATTCATACAAGGTCCCCATGATGTCCCAGCTGTCAGTCTTCAACATTGGTGAGTTCTGCTCTGAGACCTAAGACACCACTCTGAACCCTTCTGTCCTGCTCACTGGGCTAATATTCTGTCCTGCTCACTGGGCTAATATTCTGACCTGCTCACTGGGCTAATATTCTGACCTGTGTGTGAAATGATATACTGTCTGCTGTAGACCACATAATTCCATCTTGACTGTAGTTTAGCCATTTATGTGACGTGAGTTTGTCATGTCGGCCTAAGAGTAGTCGAGTTAGGTATTTATCAATGCCTTACAGTTTTAGCACAGAATAGCTACTCTCTGGACGGTCTAGGATTATTTCCCTGACGTGCCTAGTTCATTTCTGAGAATAAATTGGGAAAACCTCTTGAAtaaaattactgcagtaaaacaTTGCTCTTGGGAATCATTTCCATCCTCTATTTACAGAGAAAATGTTACAGAATAACACATTAGGCAAGTATACTTCTCAGACATAAATGACAGATTAAGTCACTTTTGATATTTGTGAATAATGGGAAACATTGTTGCTTTATGACAACATGTGGAGTTCAGCTTTGATTACTTGTTTTATGGCTGTTTCAAAGTATGACTGTATATAGTCCTGTCAATGATTGTGTTGTTGGATCGGTATCACTGTGGTTTTGGCATCTTTGTCTTGCCACATCCCACCACAGATTTTTCTGGGAACCAACAACTCCATCCTCCTCATTATGCAACTAAAGCCAAACTAGACTAGAAAACAAACATATTAATGTCACTATAGATGAGAGATATAGTATTTATTCACAAGATGACTATCCTCAAAGGTGTTGATTAA is a window from the Oncorhynchus tshawytscha isolate Ot180627B linkage group LG14, Otsh_v2.0, whole genome shotgun sequence genome containing:
- the LOC112267246 gene encoding glia-derived nexin, with amino-acid sequence MGLPSLLCMCVLVTLGGHRGVISQAPSTPSYGERGSDLGLQVFQQVARSRPQENVVLSPHGVASILGMLLPGAHGETRRQLLTALRYKKNGPYKMLKKLHKMLTAKSNQDIVTIGNAMFSQQGFPMEEAFMSSNRANFQCESRTLDFTDTQAAAATINIWVNNQTKGHIPTLVKADMLDGALTRLVAVNAIYFKGLWKSRFQTENTKIRTFNAGDGNSYKVPMMSQLSVFNIGLASTPQGLNYKVIELPYHGNSISMLIALPSEEDTPLGDVIAHISTATVQSWTKLLHQRKVRLLLPKFTAEAEVDLQASLSALGITILFDEGKADFRHLSTEPVYISKALQKAKIEINEDGTKAAAVTTAILMARSSPPWIIVDRPFLFLIRHNPTGTILFIGQVNQP